In Maridesulfovibrio sp., a single genomic region encodes these proteins:
- a CDS encoding lipopolysaccharide biosynthesis protein produces MQQSSDIAYYLDVLRRRKYQFLLPAGFLFMLVVILAFILAPVYKSTATILIEDQDIPQDLVQTTVTGFVEERLQSISQVVLSHGNLLNIIKEFDLYPDLIGKYTTEEIIAKMRDDIKLEPITAEVTNQYSGRPSSATVAFTLSYEGRRPQKVAQVANVLTSLYLKENLKEREEKAKSTFEFLELQLAELRSEILELESQIANFKESHVNELPELLVHNMNSMERLQREMDKSQEQIASLKNRKVYLEGQRASIDPHLKIVSNDGSRFSTAKEDLEKLRREYITLTSKYSDKHPSVLAMKRQIDSLEEKVDAVQSYEMVKRELKRKEEELEVLLKKYSDKHPDVVQLKHEVDALNERLGEVSLQDGMFETSMELPDNPGYIQIETQIASTELEINEAERVYAELQAQYRRYQRRVVNTPQVEQEYKILLRDYENAQAKYRDINTRLLAAREAKGLEQSQLAERFTLIDPPIVPEKPIRPNRLALILVGFVLSMGIGIGVGVFLEFMDRSIRRPDELSEIVKYPVLAIVPYWETEIEAQRKIKRKRVVALSIVGVVIAAVVGVHFLYMPLDIIAIKLVRKLAINF; encoded by the coding sequence ATGCAACAGAGTTCGGACATTGCATATTATCTTGATGTGCTGCGCAGAAGGAAATACCAGTTTCTTCTGCCCGCCGGTTTTCTCTTTATGCTGGTTGTAATTTTGGCGTTTATTCTTGCTCCGGTGTATAAATCGACGGCCACGATTCTGATTGAGGATCAGGATATTCCTCAGGATCTTGTTCAGACTACGGTTACCGGTTTTGTTGAAGAACGGCTTCAATCCATTTCACAGGTTGTTCTCAGCCACGGCAACCTCCTCAACATAATCAAGGAATTCGACCTGTATCCTGACCTGATAGGTAAATACACAACCGAGGAAATTATCGCCAAAATGCGCGATGATATTAAGCTTGAACCTATTACGGCTGAAGTCACCAACCAGTATTCGGGCCGTCCTTCAAGTGCCACGGTTGCCTTCACCCTGTCTTACGAAGGTCGCAGGCCGCAGAAGGTCGCTCAGGTTGCAAACGTTCTTACCTCCCTATATCTCAAGGAAAACCTTAAAGAGCGCGAAGAAAAGGCCAAATCTACATTTGAATTTCTTGAGTTGCAGTTGGCGGAGTTGCGCTCGGAGATTCTGGAGCTTGAATCTCAGATAGCCAATTTCAAGGAAAGCCATGTTAACGAGCTGCCTGAGCTCCTCGTTCATAATATGAATTCCATGGAGCGTCTCCAGCGGGAGATGGACAAATCTCAGGAGCAGATTGCTTCTCTCAAGAACCGTAAGGTTTATCTTGAGGGCCAGAGAGCAAGCATTGATCCTCATCTGAAGATTGTTTCCAACGATGGGTCCCGGTTTTCAACGGCCAAGGAAGACCTTGAAAAATTGCGCCGCGAATATATCACTTTGACTTCAAAGTATTCGGACAAGCATCCGTCTGTTCTGGCAATGAAGCGTCAGATTGATTCCCTTGAAGAAAAAGTTGATGCCGTACAAAGCTATGAAATGGTGAAAAGGGAGCTGAAACGGAAGGAAGAAGAGCTTGAGGTGCTGCTCAAAAAGTACTCGGATAAACATCCTGATGTTGTGCAGCTTAAGCATGAAGTTGACGCTCTCAATGAACGTCTGGGCGAAGTTTCACTGCAGGACGGTATGTTCGAAACTTCAATGGAACTGCCTGACAATCCCGGCTATATACAGATTGAAACGCAGATAGCCTCTACCGAATTGGAAATAAACGAAGCGGAGCGGGTTTATGCTGAGCTTCAGGCCCAGTACCGGAGATATCAGCGCAGGGTGGTGAATACTCCGCAGGTCGAGCAGGAATACAAGATTCTTTTGCGCGACTATGAGAACGCTCAGGCAAAGTACAGGGATATCAATACACGCCTTCTTGCCGCACGTGAGGCCAAAGGGCTGGAGCAGAGTCAGCTGGCGGAACGTTTTACGTTGATCGATCCGCCTATAGTACCGGAAAAACCCATTCGCCCGAACAGACTGGCTCTTATTCTGGTAGGGTTCGTATTGTCCATGGGTATCGGGATAGGCGTGGGTGTTTTTCTCGAATTCATGGATAGGTCGATACGCAGGCCGGACGAACTTTCGGAGATCGTCAAGTATCCGGTGCTGGCGATAGTACCCTATTGGGAGACAGAAATAGAGGCTCAGCGAAAGATTAAACGAAAGCGGGTGGTGGCTTTGTCTATAGTCGGTGTCGTAATCGCCGCTGTAGTGGGAGTGCATTTCCTTTACATGCCTCTTGATATCATTGCGATCAAGTTAGTCAGAAAACTGGCTATAAATTTCTAA
- the xrtD gene encoding VPLPA-CTERM-specific exosortase XrtD: MTVVFSFISVLAAWVVLYLDTFPILLNRWNSGDYSYCWLVVPLAAYVAWQRRSLLPESSRPAVKSGYLMLLFVAVLFFLGKASAVDALVFVSMWLCVVAVLLFVRGWKAMKAMFFPLLILAFAIPPPPFINRMLTFRLRLISSDLSVRIMQFIDIPVFREGNIIDLGMIKLHVVDACSGLRYLFPTVLLGIIMAYWFNSRAWQRFVVILATIPTAIASNAVRIAIVGYIARNISLETAENFFHDASGIVIYLLSIVMLVTLSLLLNLFDRGVKRADLADRTYYGQAATNAPLHLIIMAVFLAGMFVLYINAVAGRVVPERPSFESFPMTFSDFEGRREFFSEEIVESLGADDYLSGVFRDKVTGRDILLLVSYYDYQEPQRAAHNPISCLLGGGGWDLSSTTELAPDKAAGRPFKVERLILSKPGARLLALYWFQQRGRIITNEYLNKAYLALDSMSRQRTDGALVRIELMLADGETVENGQKILDRFINSFSSILAPYVPD; this comes from the coding sequence GTGACTGTTGTTTTTTCTTTTATATCCGTTCTGGCGGCTTGGGTTGTCCTGTATCTGGATACATTTCCAATCCTTCTGAACCGCTGGAACAGCGGCGATTATTCATATTGCTGGCTGGTTGTGCCGCTGGCTGCTTATGTCGCCTGGCAGCGTAGATCTCTTCTGCCCGAATCAAGCAGACCTGCCGTAAAATCCGGTTATCTGATGCTGCTGTTTGTGGCGGTTCTTTTCTTTCTGGGCAAGGCCTCTGCGGTTGATGCACTGGTCTTTGTTTCCATGTGGTTATGTGTTGTAGCTGTTCTGCTTTTCGTCCGGGGCTGGAAGGCCATGAAGGCCATGTTTTTCCCGCTGTTGATTTTGGCTTTTGCCATTCCCCCTCCGCCGTTCATCAACCGCATGCTCACTTTTCGTCTGCGGCTGATTTCATCGGATTTGTCCGTAAGGATAATGCAGTTTATAGACATCCCGGTCTTTCGGGAGGGAAATATAATAGACCTTGGGATGATTAAACTGCACGTGGTTGATGCCTGCAGCGGGCTCCGCTACCTTTTTCCGACTGTCCTGCTGGGAATTATAATGGCCTACTGGTTTAATTCCCGCGCCTGGCAGCGATTTGTGGTAATACTGGCCACGATTCCGACAGCCATCGCCTCCAATGCGGTTCGTATAGCGATTGTCGGGTATATTGCACGCAATATTTCGCTGGAAACAGCAGAGAACTTTTTTCACGATGCTTCCGGAATAGTAATTTATCTGCTTTCCATAGTTATGCTGGTGACATTGAGCCTGTTGCTTAATCTGTTTGACAGAGGGGTAAAGAGAGCTGATCTGGCCGACAGGACCTATTACGGGCAGGCAGCTACCAATGCTCCCCTGCACCTCATAATTATGGCTGTTTTTCTTGCCGGGATGTTCGTGCTATATATAAATGCAGTTGCCGGGCGGGTTGTCCCGGAACGTCCTTCCTTTGAATCATTTCCGATGACGTTTTCGGACTTTGAAGGGCGTCGCGAGTTTTTTTCCGAGGAGATAGTCGAGTCTCTGGGGGCTGATGATTATCTTTCGGGAGTATTCAGGGATAAGGTTACCGGCCGTGATATCCTGCTGCTTGTGTCGTATTACGATTATCAGGAGCCGCAGCGCGCGGCACATAATCCGATAAGCTGCCTGCTTGGCGGAGGGGGGTGGGATTTATCGTCCACCACCGAGCTTGCCCCGGACAAGGCAGCAGGAAGACCGTTCAAAGTCGAACGGCTTATACTGAGCAAGCCCGGAGCCAGACTGCTTGCTCTCTACTGGTTTCAGCAGCGCGGTCGGATAATTACGAATGAATACCTTAACAAGGCCTATCTGGCTCTTGATTCAATGAGCAGGCAGCGTACGGATGGCGCCCTTGTCCGTATTGAGCTTATGCTTGCAGATGGAGAAACTGTAGAAAACGGTCAAAAGATACTCGACCGGTTCATAAATAGTTTCAGTTCAATTTTAGCCCCGTATGTTCCCGATTAA
- a CDS encoding tetratricopeptide repeat protein has protein sequence MRRSIISVILVVFVSLLFTGCEKRREEFYGKAVEYYKQKKYTESRLELMNALAIDPECAECRLLFGRLALEEGNFQTAFVNFRYAVDFDPKLVDAKVELGKLYLLAGEFDNAGDMARKALNEDSGNIDARLVLASVLAENKKYEESEHMLDIARNEDPGNPNVYLTLSSVYIRQKKMAEAEKVLQDGVSRIPSDTGLLMKLAMLYRQAGDTDKARPYVDKLLEVSEGKPRFVVFASEYFSGIGEKDRAESLLADLVSRFPDEDKYRVLYANMLSSNDKKEEAEKVLKAGLAIDKASLEVRVALSALYVSQGRQEEAVDVLRKGIALDAESADNVIYRKQLATLYLDMNDSEKALEQLNEVIDRNPKDSEAHYLRGQIYLLDGKGQNAVAEFRQVVRDNPTSAPAYVLLAKGHLANDETSIAVENLKEAISLDPGYGPAREALINTYLDRKDWHQAILELQRLREKRPDDINIMAAIGDVYAIKGDTNLAIHAYTEIAKKFPDSPVGPLKLAELARRDNKSAEAEKYYSEVLDIAPDSLVAIQGKVETMLDQNKYTAAVNFCNRLLEKYPDNARIYEIMGRIHAKRGDFEKAEADFSKAVSIAPQWMLPYMRIGDLYVGADKIKDGIAKFSAEVKQNPENPGPWFILGLLYEQDGNFAKAREVYSDLLKAKPGFQLAANNLAYLLATKFSDNGKDMKEALKLARVAASSQSPEALDTLGFVLFLNGEYVQAIHALNSALQISPEFSSALYHKALVYFREDKTVEAKDILTKLLKSKDDFPEKKDALNLMNRL, from the coding sequence ATGCGCAGATCAATAATATCGGTGATACTTGTAGTTTTTGTCTCTCTTCTTTTTACCGGCTGTGAAAAGAGACGCGAAGAATTCTACGGAAAAGCTGTCGAGTACTACAAGCAGAAGAAATATACTGAATCACGGCTTGAACTGATGAACGCACTGGCAATAGACCCGGAGTGCGCTGAATGCAGGCTGCTTTTCGGCAGGCTGGCGCTTGAGGAGGGTAATTTTCAGACAGCATTTGTCAACTTCCGCTATGCCGTGGATTTTGATCCCAAGCTGGTGGACGCCAAAGTTGAGCTGGGCAAACTCTATCTGCTGGCCGGAGAGTTCGACAATGCTGGCGATATGGCCCGCAAGGCGCTTAACGAAGATTCCGGCAACATAGATGCCCGGCTTGTGCTCGCTTCTGTTCTGGCCGAGAACAAAAAATATGAAGAGTCTGAACACATGCTCGATATTGCCAGGAATGAGGACCCCGGAAATCCGAATGTCTACCTTACCCTGAGCAGTGTCTATATACGCCAGAAAAAGATGGCCGAGGCTGAGAAAGTACTGCAGGACGGAGTCAGCCGTATTCCCTCTGATACAGGGCTGTTAATGAAGCTTGCCATGCTTTATCGGCAGGCTGGAGATACAGACAAGGCTCGTCCTTATGTTGATAAACTTCTTGAAGTGTCGGAAGGGAAGCCTCGTTTTGTTGTTTTTGCTTCGGAGTATTTTTCCGGCATCGGCGAGAAGGATAGAGCGGAATCCCTGCTGGCTGATCTTGTAAGCCGTTTTCCAGATGAGGATAAGTACAGGGTTCTGTATGCAAATATGCTTTCTTCCAATGATAAAAAGGAAGAAGCCGAGAAAGTGCTGAAAGCCGGCCTTGCCATCGATAAAGCCTCGCTGGAAGTCCGTGTGGCCCTGTCCGCATTATATGTTTCTCAGGGGCGGCAGGAAGAGGCCGTTGATGTTTTGAGAAAGGGAATAGCCCTGGATGCAGAAAGTGCTGATAATGTGATTTACCGCAAACAGTTGGCTACGTTGTATCTTGATATGAACGATTCCGAAAAGGCGCTTGAACAGCTTAATGAGGTAATTGACCGTAACCCCAAGGATTCGGAAGCTCATTATCTGCGTGGACAGATATATCTGCTGGACGGCAAAGGGCAGAACGCTGTTGCCGAATTTCGTCAGGTTGTACGGGATAACCCCACCAGTGCTCCGGCTTATGTGTTGCTGGCCAAGGGGCACCTCGCCAACGATGAAACCAGCATTGCCGTAGAGAATCTGAAAGAGGCGATATCTCTAGACCCCGGATACGGTCCGGCTCGTGAAGCCCTTATCAATACCTATCTGGACCGTAAGGATTGGCATCAGGCTATTCTTGAGTTGCAGCGGCTGCGAGAAAAACGTCCGGATGATATCAACATAATGGCTGCAATAGGTGATGTGTATGCCATCAAGGGGGATACCAACCTCGCGATTCACGCCTACACCGAGATTGCCAAGAAGTTTCCCGATTCTCCTGTCGGACCGCTCAAACTGGCCGAGCTTGCCCGTCGAGACAACAAAAGTGCCGAGGCAGAAAAATATTATTCCGAAGTTCTTGATATAGCACCGGATTCTCTTGTCGCAATTCAGGGCAAGGTGGAGACGATGCTGGACCAGAACAAGTACACGGCCGCAGTCAATTTTTGTAACAGGCTGCTTGAAAAGTATCCCGATAACGCACGCATATATGAGATCATGGGACGTATCCATGCCAAAAGAGGGGATTTTGAAAAGGCCGAAGCGGATTTTTCAAAGGCGGTATCTATTGCGCCGCAGTGGATGCTTCCATACATGCGTATAGGTGATCTCTATGTTGGTGCAGATAAAATAAAAGACGGTATTGCCAAATTCTCTGCCGAAGTTAAGCAGAATCCGGAGAATCCCGGTCCCTGGTTTATTCTGGGACTGCTCTACGAGCAGGACGGTAATTTTGCCAAGGCGCGTGAAGTTTATTCAGATCTGCTAAAAGCAAAACCCGGATTTCAGCTTGCAGCCAACAATCTTGCGTATCTTCTTGCGACAAAATTCTCCGATAACGGCAAGGACATGAAAGAAGCCTTAAAGCTGGCAAGGGTTGCGGCAAGCAGCCAGAGTCCGGAGGCCTTGGATACACTCGGCTTTGTTCTTTTCCTGAATGGAGAGTATGTGCAGGCAATTCACGCATTGAACTCTGCACTGCAGATTTCTCCGGAATTTTCTTCCGCATTGTACCATAAGGCACTGGTTTATTTCCGCGAGGATAAAACAGTTGAGGCAAAAGATATTTTGACCAAGCTTCTTAAATCAAAGGATGATTTCCCGGAAAAGAAGGATGCTCTTAATTTGATGAACAGGTTATAA
- a CDS encoding O-antigen ligase family protein — MTALLSLFFFFRPIMFIDIGWTIFGLNISEAFAIMATGILSIAFVLYIITAKKLNVSVVDFFLFAFVIWVLFIYVLYIDRSSFKKAAKFVLPFITYFILKNVISDTRRYAKLIKVMMIGYAVPILGSTFLIIQGKSLYTVLYWNNLARFKGVYVNCHDLAHCMTLFCMLIVLYWVLCACDEELTPLPKQRLFFVFVLTLSVFAAYCLWKSYVRTCILGLMIYLYYYLFRVNKRLLVILTAIFAVVGILFAAMLYTIFYDMVDSASGKEGLENFGSGRPIIWKYNITEFSKQPIDGILAGVGVGNTWSDISGKPSFVDMLNSHNDFLDVLVQTGAVGLVLFLAFQYCLFRKVLALEGRVRYIFMALFFAVCMMNFASNSYISRFGLGQMFYSILCYIELPGAKTNGSDKPAEEVDSGVG, encoded by the coding sequence ATGACTGCATTACTTTCGCTTTTCTTTTTTTTCCGCCCGATCATGTTCATTGATATCGGCTGGACAATTTTCGGTCTTAATATCAGTGAGGCGTTTGCCATCATGGCAACCGGAATACTGAGCATAGCTTTCGTTCTTTACATCATCACAGCCAAGAAACTTAATGTCTCGGTTGTTGATTTTTTTCTGTTCGCCTTTGTTATCTGGGTACTCTTCATTTATGTTCTGTATATTGATCGTTCGTCTTTCAAGAAGGCCGCCAAATTCGTACTGCCATTCATAACTTATTTTATTCTCAAGAACGTCATAAGCGATACAAGGCGTTATGCGAAGCTGATCAAGGTCATGATGATAGGTTACGCCGTACCAATTCTGGGAAGTACATTTCTTATAATTCAGGGAAAGAGTCTTTATACTGTTCTGTATTGGAATAACCTGGCAAGGTTCAAGGGGGTATACGTTAATTGCCATGACCTTGCGCATTGCATGACTCTGTTCTGTATGCTTATTGTCCTATACTGGGTGCTCTGCGCCTGTGATGAAGAACTTACTCCGCTGCCCAAACAGCGTCTTTTTTTTGTGTTTGTACTTACATTAAGCGTTTTTGCCGCGTACTGTCTGTGGAAGAGCTATGTGCGTACATGTATTCTCGGATTGATGATCTATCTTTATTATTATCTGTTCCGGGTCAATAAACGTCTACTGGTTATTCTTACAGCGATTTTTGCTGTTGTGGGGATTCTTTTTGCCGCCATGCTGTATACTATTTTTTACGATATGGTCGATTCGGCCAGCGGTAAGGAAGGATTGGAGAATTTCGGTTCCGGGCGTCCGATCATCTGGAAATACAATATCACGGAATTTTCCAAGCAGCCCATAGACGGAATTCTGGCCGGGGTAGGTGTCGGAAACACCTGGTCTGATATTAGCGGAAAGCCCAGTTTTGTGGATATGTTGAACAGTCATAACGACTTTCTGGACGTGCTGGTCCAGACAGGTGCTGTGGGACTGGTGCTTTTTCTGGCATTTCAGTACTGCCTGTTTCGAAAGGTGCTCGCTCTGGAAGGAAGGGTGCGCTATATTTTCATGGCGCTGTTTTTTGCCGTCTGCATGATGAACTTTGCAAGCAACAGTTATATTTCCCGGTTCGGCCTTGGGCAGATGTTTTACTCAATTCTCTGTTATATTGAGCTCCCGGGCGCCAAAACAAATGGCTCGGATAAACCTGCTGAGGAAGTTGATTCCGGAGTCGGGTGA
- a CDS encoding polysaccharide biosynthesis/export family protein — protein sequence MKLPKFLFFLLMCTVVALASTGAFAQKEDKGGYKLGPEDVVEISVWGDEELAREVVVRPDGGVSFPLVGDLKAGGLTVAQLREEVRKRIVEYVPDAAVSVILRKVENPKIYIMGKVQSPRMAVMGQKMTVVQALSLAGGLSNFADSGNIIVVRQFPDGKQKVFEFDYDKFADGDNLEQNIQLQPGDTIVVP from the coding sequence GTGAAGTTGCCGAAATTTTTGTTTTTTTTGCTGATGTGCACAGTTGTTGCTTTAGCGTCCACTGGAGCTTTCGCACAGAAAGAGGATAAAGGCGGCTACAAGCTGGGTCCTGAGGATGTTGTAGAAATTTCTGTGTGGGGCGATGAAGAGTTGGCCCGGGAAGTCGTGGTCCGGCCTGACGGAGGGGTTTCATTTCCTCTTGTCGGTGATTTGAAGGCCGGAGGCCTTACGGTCGCCCAGCTCAGGGAAGAAGTCAGAAAGCGTATTGTGGAGTATGTGCCGGATGCGGCAGTCTCGGTCATTCTGCGCAAGGTGGAAAATCCCAAGATTTACATCATGGGTAAAGTGCAGAGTCCGAGAATGGCTGTAATGGGGCAGAAAATGACAGTGGTGCAGGCCCTGTCCCTTGCCGGCGGGTTGAGTAACTTTGCTGACTCCGGGAATATAATCGTTGTGCGTCAGTTCCCGGACGGTAAGCAGAAAGTCTTTGAATTTGATTACGATAAGTTTGCAGACGGGGATAATCTGGAGCAGAACATTCAGTTGCAGCCCGGAGATACAATTGTTGTACCCTGA
- a CDS encoding undecaprenyl-phosphate glucose phosphotransferase produces the protein MRSFFKIPAGMLGTFHKTIDVLLGVGILILLYYIFSPTSLVSNFFLLMLLCISVAVLTIVCFHVAGVYRDWSGADIVSECNRIVVSVLAVFGSLLILGYIFKISSVYSRLVVLTWVFAWPFLLCVERVIIRKFFFNFFFESSLNRKAVIAGTGKLGSSLAEWFEDNPWVGVRVEGFFGLSDFCDGMQPCLGELSSLPGYVREHDIQLVYIALPMRAQGVIEELLAELEDSTVQIYFFPDMSIFRRLIGGDVAHVAGQAAIVLRSSPFVGMNGFIKRVEDLVLGSIILILISPVMIIIALGIKLSSKGPVFFKQWRYGLGGEPFRILKFRTMKVLEDGYDFAPATQGDPRITRFGRFLRRNSLDELPQFLNVVLGSMSIVGPRPHAVKMNEEYRTLVSGYMLRHISKPGITGLAQINGCRGEVQSHEDMVRRISYDIEYLQRWSVFLDFEIVFKTVFKFAWRQ, from the coding sequence ATGAGAAGTTTTTTTAAAATTCCTGCCGGGATGCTTGGGACGTTTCACAAGACCATTGATGTTTTGCTTGGTGTTGGAATTTTAATTCTTCTTTATTACATTTTTTCTCCTACATCCCTTGTCTCAAATTTTTTCCTTTTGATGTTGCTGTGTATTTCTGTAGCTGTTCTTACCATAGTCTGCTTTCATGTTGCAGGAGTGTACAGGGATTGGTCCGGAGCGGATATTGTTTCGGAGTGCAACAGAATTGTTGTGTCTGTTCTGGCTGTATTCGGTAGCCTGCTTATACTTGGATATATATTTAAAATTTCCAGTGTGTACTCCAGACTTGTCGTTTTGACATGGGTTTTCGCATGGCCTTTTTTACTTTGCGTAGAACGCGTGATTATCAGGAAATTCTTTTTCAACTTCTTTTTTGAGTCAAGCCTGAACCGCAAGGCTGTAATCGCAGGGACAGGAAAGCTGGGGTCTTCGCTTGCCGAGTGGTTTGAAGATAACCCATGGGTAGGTGTACGGGTTGAGGGTTTTTTCGGTCTGTCGGATTTTTGTGACGGGATGCAGCCGTGTCTGGGGGAACTCAGCTCCCTGCCTGGTTATGTCCGGGAGCATGATATTCAACTTGTGTACATCGCTCTGCCGATGCGGGCACAGGGCGTGATAGAAGAGTTGCTGGCCGAACTGGAGGACTCAACCGTACAGATTTATTTTTTTCCAGACATGTCCATCTTCAGGAGATTGATCGGCGGTGATGTAGCTCATGTTGCCGGACAGGCGGCCATTGTTCTGCGCTCTTCTCCGTTTGTAGGAATGAACGGGTTTATAAAAAGGGTCGAAGATCTGGTTCTTGGATCAATAATACTTATCTTAATCTCTCCGGTAATGATAATCATAGCGTTGGGGATAAAATTGTCTTCGAAAGGTCCTGTGTTTTTTAAACAGTGGAGGTACGGTCTTGGCGGGGAGCCGTTCCGGATTCTCAAGTTCAGGACAATGAAAGTGCTTGAAGACGGCTACGACTTTGCCCCGGCTACGCAGGGCGATCCCCGTATTACCCGGTTCGGGCGGTTTTTGCGCAGAAACAGTCTTGATGAACTGCCGCAGTTCTTAAATGTTGTGCTTGGAAGCATGTCTATTGTCGGTCCGCGGCCGCATGCCGTTAAAATGAACGAGGAATACCGTACTCTTGTTTCAGGGTACATGCTCAGACATATTTCAAAGCCGGGCATAACAGGGCTGGCTCAGATTAACGGATGCAGGGGCGAAGTCCAGTCTCATGAAGATATGGTGCGGAGAATTTCATACGATATCGAGTATCTCCAGCGCTGGTCGGTTTTTCTGGACTTTGAAATTGTTTTCAAGACGGTTTTCAAATTCGCATGGCGCCAGTAG
- a CDS encoding glycosyltransferase family 4 protein — MEKKVVKVLVSAPDPELMGGVSETVKLLVRELEGSADVLYAPFGRRKGQAGVAGYAMPFLDLFRFAFMLCRERFDVIHMNPSLNPRSVLKEFFLFVVFCLFGYSGRILLLIHGWEQDFFERIASRPFALFVLRKVMKRAGAVLVLAGEFRDSLIGAGVDGGSIGVVTTMVDMSNIPTEPRPQRDCLTILSLSRLVRNKGVYEIIDAFGYLNRKYDNLELIMAGEGPERSGLEKAVSDKDLSNVHFPGYVRGRDKYQILEKSCIFLLPSRREGCPVSLLEAMAAGLAPVVTDVGGIKDVIQPGRTAVLLREVSSAEISGAVESLLADNDFRLRICADAARYAAEHFGSGMVTQAILRWYEDICSSR; from the coding sequence GTGGAAAAAAAAGTTGTCAAGGTTCTGGTTTCAGCTCCCGATCCTGAGCTTATGGGCGGGGTTTCGGAAACAGTGAAGCTTCTTGTGCGGGAGCTTGAAGGATCAGCGGATGTCCTTTACGCGCCTTTCGGCAGGAGGAAGGGGCAGGCAGGCGTTGCGGGATACGCCATGCCGTTTCTGGACCTGTTCCGTTTTGCGTTTATGCTCTGCCGCGAACGTTTCGACGTAATCCATATGAATCCTTCGCTTAATCCCCGCTCGGTCCTCAAGGAATTTTTTCTGTTTGTCGTATTCTGTCTGTTCGGATACTCCGGCAGGATACTGCTGCTCATTCATGGGTGGGAGCAGGATTTTTTCGAGCGCATTGCCTCGCGCCCTTTTGCCCTTTTTGTATTGCGCAAGGTGATGAAACGCGCCGGGGCCGTTCTGGTCCTCGCCGGAGAGTTTCGGGATTCGCTTATCGGAGCAGGTGTTGACGGAGGCAGTATCGGAGTTGTCACCACCATGGTTGATATGTCGAACATCCCTACGGAACCTCGTCCGCAGCGGGATTGCCTGACCATTCTCTCGCTTTCCCGTCTGGTCAGGAACAAGGGTGTTTACGAAATAATTGACGCATTCGGGTATTTGAACAGAAAATATGATAATCTTGAGCTTATTATGGCCGGAGAAGGGCCTGAACGTTCCGGTCTGGAGAAAGCGGTTTCAGATAAGGATCTCAGTAACGTTCATTTTCCCGGCTATGTCCGCGGCAGGGATAAGTATCAGATTCTGGAGAAATCCTGTATTTTCCTGCTGCCGTCCCGTCGCGAAGGGTGTCCTGTGTCCCTGCTGGAAGCAATGGCAGCCGGTCTTGCTCCAGTGGTAACTGATGTGGGCGGGATAAAGGATGTTATACAGCCCGGCAGAACTGCTGTGCTGCTGCGGGAGGTCAGCAGTGCTGAAATTTCAGGGGCGGTGGAATCGCTTTTGGCCGATAATGATTTCAGACTGCGGATTTGCGCGGATGCGGCCCGCTATGCGGCCGAACATTTCGGTTCCGGCATGGTGACACAAGCCATACTGAGATGGTATGAAGATATCTGTTCATCCCGATAA